In Paralichthys olivaceus isolate ysfri-2021 chromosome 13, ASM2471397v2, whole genome shotgun sequence, the following are encoded in one genomic region:
- the pou3f2b gene encoding POU domain, class 3, transcription factor 2 has product MATAASNHYNILTSSASIVHSEPGSMQQATAYRDAQSLLQGDYALQSNSHTLSHAHQWITALSHGEGAPWSSSPLGAEQDIKPAVQGARDEMHNSSSNLQHQSRPPHLVHQTHGNHHDGRAWRTTTAAHIPSMATTNGQSLIYSQPGFSVNGLIPSSGQGMHHHNLRDSHDDHHSPHLSDHGHPPSQHQHQHQPGSHHDHSDEDTPTSDDLEQFAKQFKQRRIKLGFTQADVGLALGTLYGNVFSQTTICRFEALQLSFKNMCKLKPLLNKWLEEADSTSGSPTSLDKIAAQGRKRKKRTSIEVSVKGALESHFLKCPKPAASEIIGLADSLHLEKEVVRVWFCNRRQKEKRMTPPGGALPGSEDVYGDTPPHHGVQTPVQ; this is encoded by the coding sequence ATGGCGACCGCAGCGTCTAACCACTACAACATACTCACCTCCAGCGCATCCATCGTGCACTCGGAGCCTGGCAGCATGCAGCAAGCCACGGCGTACCGGGACGCACAGAGCCTGTTGCAGGGCGACTACGCGCTCCAGAGCAACAGCCACACGCTCAGCCACGCACACCAGTGGATCACGGCGCTGTCCCACGGAGAGGGAGCCCCGTGGTCCTCCAGCCCGCTCGGCGCGGAGCAGGACATCAAACCCGCGGTGCAGGGCGCCCGGGACGAGATGCACAACTCCAGCAGCAACCTGCAGCACCAGTCGCGGCCGCCGCACCTGGTGCACCAGACGCACGGGAACCACCACGACGGCCGGGCGTGGAGAACCACCACCGCGGCGCACATACCGAGCATGGCGACGACGAACGGCCAAAGCCTTATTTATTCCCAGCCGGGCTTCAGCGTGAACGGGCTGATCCCGAGCAGCGGGCAGGGGATGCACCACCACAACCTAAGAGACAGTCATGACGACCACCACAGCCCGCACCTCAGCGACCACGGCCACCCGCCGTCCCAGCATCAGCACCAGCACCAGCCGGGGAGCCACCACGACCACTCGGACGAGGATACGCCGACCTCGGACGACCTGGAGCAGTTCGCCAAACAGTTCAAACAGCGGAGGATCAAGCTGGGCTTCACGCAGGCGGACGTGGGACTCGCCCTGGGGACCCTGTACGGAAATGTGTTTTCCCAAACCACAATATGCAGGTTTGAGGCCCTGCAGCTCAGCTTCAAAAACATGTGCAAGCTGAAGCCTCTGTTGAACAAGTGGCTGGAGGAGGCGGACTCCACCTCGGGCAGCCCGACCAGCCTGGACAAAATCGCAGCGCaggggaggaaaaggaaaaaacggACTTCCATCGAGGTAAGCGTAAAGGGAGCGTTGGAGAGCCATTTTTTGAAGTGCCCTAAACCGGCCGCGTCGGAAATAATCGGCCTGGCGGACAGTCTGCACCTGGAGAAGGAGGTGGTGAGGGTTTGGTTTTGTAacaggagacagaaggagaaacGCATGACTCCTCCCGGAGGAGCTCTGCCAGGGAGCGAGGATGTGTACGGGGACACGCCGCCGCACCACGGGGTCCAGACCCCGGTCCAATGA